Within the Marixanthomonas sp. SCSIO 43207 genome, the region CGGCAGGAGTTAACGATCAAGCCTTTTTACAAAGAGGATTGTTATTTAGTACCAATGACGGAGTGATAGAAACAGCTACTCCATTTTCAGTTTCAGAAGTACTTTCAGGTAAAACAGAAATTCAATTGCAACCTGATGACCGTGTTGAAATTTTTAATAAATACAATTTATCTGAAAGCTACACATTAACAATCGATGGAGCTGTAAACAATCCTAAAACCATCCCTTATGTACAAAACATGACAGTTGAAGATCTTGTTCTAGTTGGAGGAGGTTTTACAGATGCTGCCAACGTAAGCAAGATTGATATTTACAGACGCGTAGATGATGATAATTATGAAACATTAAGTAAAAACTTCAAGGTTTCAGCAAATGGCCAGTTAACTCTTGAAGACGGTTCAAACTTTGTGTTACAACCCAACGATCGTGTTTCAGTACGTTATTTACGTGGATTTTCTGAGCAAATAAAGGTAGTTGTTTCAGGTGAAGCAAATTACCCGGGTAGTTATACGATTGAAAATAAAAATGAAAAAATTTCAGATTTATTAAATAGAGCAGGAGGTGTAACAGAATATGCTTTTGTTGAAGGCGCAACCTTGGTGAGAAAGAATCCTTTCTATAAAGAAGAAACCTTAAAAGAAACTTTTGAAGGTTTGGCAGAAAAAGAAGAGGTTACCGGTAGTGAAGACGATACACTTAAAAACCGAAGAGAATTTAGAGTTGGAATAAACCTTCAAGATATTATTGATGATGAAGACTCAAAACACAACCTTGTACTTAAAACAGGTGATCAATTAATTATACCATCAACCAAGCAGACTGTAAAAGTTGAAGGAGAAGTGTTGGTACCTTCTTTAGTTAGATATGAAAAAGGAATGACACTTAAGGATTACATTAGTAAATCTGGTGGTTTTTCAACCGATGCTAAAAAAGGAAAAACCTATGTAGTTTATGCAAATGGTGATATTGCATCTACTAAGCATTTTTTATTTTTCAGAAGTTATCCAAAATTAGAACCGGGAGCTGCTATATTGGTACCTGCAAAACCTGAAAATAGAAATAAGCTTACAACACAAGAAGTGATAGGAATAAGTACAGGTCTTACTACGTTAGGACTTTTAATAGATAGATTACTTCAGTAGTATGGAAAACGAAAAAACGTCTGAAAAATCAATTTTTCAAGTTGATACACTTGAAATTGTAAAGATTTTAAATCGATCTAGAAAAGTAATTCTAAAATTTGCAATTGTTTTCCTAGTACTAGGATTACTGGTTGCATTTTTATTGCCAAAAGAATACTCATCATCATCAGTATTTGTATCACAAATTTCATCAAGTAAAAAGCTAGGAAAAAAAATAAGTGGGATTGCCAGTTTAATTGGTGTTAACGTTGGAGAATCTGGCACCGATGTAATTTTACCAATGCAATATCCTTTAATTGTAGAAAGTACACCGTTCAAAAAACAATTATTAGAATCTAAAATTCCGGTTAACGAGCGAGACAGTTTAGTAACCGTTTCATATTATCTTGAAAATTTAAGAAAACCCGGTGTATTGAGTACTGTAAAGGGTTACACTATTGGTTTACCAGGAAAAATTATTAAATTATTTAAAAGTTCAGAAGAAGGTAAGCCTTTAAAGAAAAGAGATTCATCTGCTTATTATTTAACTCTGAAAGAAAAACAACAATTAGATTATTTGTACTCAAATTTTTCAGTAAATATCAATGATGTAGACGGGTATATAGAAATTAAAACCACATTCCCCGAAGCCGAAGCTTCTGCCCGGCTTACAAATAATATTCAAAATCTCTTACAAGAGTTTATAATAGAATATAATATTAAAAAAGCCAGACAAGAGTTAAAATATATTAGCGAACGTTTTGAGGAAACTGAGGAAGATTATTTTAATAAAAGAGCAACCTTAGCAAGTTATAAGGATCGAAATATAAATGTAATAAGCAATAGAGCTCAAAACAGATTAGAACAGTTACAAACAGAATACAATTTGTCTTCAAATATTTATTCTCAAATAGCGGGAGAACTAGAAACTGCAAAGTTGAATGTAAAAAAAGACACGCCTGTTTTTACAATTATAAAACCAGCAACCATTCCTTTGGAAGAATCATTCCCAAAGAAGCCTTTAATTCTCATTCAGTTTTTATTGGTTGGATTGATATTGGGCTCACTTTATATTTTATTTAGACATTTTTACCCTGAAATTAAAAAGAAGATTACAAATTAATTTTCCCATTACAATAATCATTTTATAAACCTATCTTGGATATACTACACATCGCCATACAAGCATCGCTAGAAGCTGGAGAAGAAATAATGAACGTTTACGCTTCAAACTTTGAAGTAGAAACCAAAGAAGATGAATCTCCACTTACTATTGCAGATAAACGAGCAAATGCAATTATAATGTCGCATCTTAAGACGACAAACATTCCTATTATTAGTGAAGAAAATAAGGAAGTAGCTTATTCAGAGCGTAAGGAATGGAACCAATGCTGGATCGTTGACCCACTTGACGGAACAAAAGAATTTATTAAGAGAAACGGTGAGTTTACCGTAAATATAGCATTGGTAGAAAATGGAGCACCAATTTTATCTGCGTTATATGTTCCAGATTTTAAAACACTATATTTCACTAAGGTTTCAGAAGAGAAAGCCTATAAAATTGAATTGGAAAAACACCAAACTCCTATTTCAGAAATTATAGCAAATGCTCGTGAAATTAAACCATCTAGTGCTTCAAAAGCACGTATTGTTGGAAGTCGCTCTCATTTAAATGATGAAACAAAAGAATTTATTAATAATATTTCAGAAAAAGAAGAAGTAGAAATTGTTTCAAAAGGAAGTTCTTTAAAATTTTGTCTAGTTGCTGAAGGAAAAGCAGATTTATATCCTCGGTATGCTCCAACAATGGAGTGGGATACGGCTGCAGGACACGCAATTTGTAAAGCCGTAGGAATATCTGTCACAGCTTTGCCAGCAAATAAACCATTAGAGTATAATAAAGAAAATTTATTAAACCCTTGGTTTTTAGTGTCTAATCGAAGCTAAATAAGCTTACTATGGCTCAATACAAACGAGAATCTCATTATCGTAGTATTTTAAAAGGAATTTCGTGGCGTTGTATAGCAACAGCAGATACTATTCTCGTTGTACTGTTAATTACGTGCCTCAACGGAAATTGTAGTATAGATAGCGCTTTAAAAATTGGCTTTTTTGAATTTTTTATCAAACTGGCAGTATATTATGTGCACGAACGCATATGGCAAAAAATTCTATACGGAAAAGAGGTAAACCCTCGGCAAACTCTATATAAAACCATTTCATGGCGCATAATTGCTACAACCGGAACATTTATAATTTCTGGAGTAATATTGAACTCATTTGATGAAATTGCTTTATTTGTAGCAATTACAGAGCTGGTTTCAAAATTTATTCTATACTACATTCATGAAAGGTTGTGGCTGCGATTACCTTTAGGAAAAATTAGAAACTTCTTTTTAAGAAAATAAAACTCATTATGGAAGAAAACATAATTCCACATAACTTTAAAATAAATAAAGAAAAGCGTGCTAGTTTAAAAAACCATAAATCGGTTTTGCTTTGGTTTACAGGTTTGTCCGGGTCAGGAAAATCAACCATTGCCAATGCAGTTGAACAAAAACTGTATACTAATAAAATCCATACATATACTTTGGATGGAGACAATGTGCGCAAAGGCCTTAATAACGATTTAAGTTTTGCACCTGAAGATCGCACCGAGAATATTCGCAGAATTGCCGAAACAGCCTCTTTATTCATTGATGCAGGGATCGTTGTTTTAGCAGCATTTGTTTCTCCATATAAAAAGGATAGAGAAAGCGTAAGAAAAACGGTTAAAGATGTTAACTTTGTCGAAATTTTCATAGACACACCAATAGAGGAGTGTGAAAAAAGAGATGTAAAAGGGTTATATAAAAAAGCTAGAAAAGGATTGATTAAAGATTTTACAGGCATCAACGCACCTTATGAAGCACCCGAAAACCCTGATATAAGAATAGATACAACAGAAACAACAATAGACGAAGCTGTTGATAATATCATAAAAAAAATACAACCCAAACTAGAACTATAACAAACTATGAGTAAGTATTATTTAAATTATCTGGACGAATTAGAGTCTGAAGCAATCTATATATTGCGAGAAGTATGGGCTCAATTTGAAAACCCGGTAATCCTGTTTTCAGGAGGTAAAGATTCTATTTTGGTAACTCATTTGGCAAAAAAGGCCTTTTACCCTTCCAAAATTCCCTTTCCTTTAATGCACGTTGATACAGGTCATAACTTCCCGGAGACTATTCAGTTTAGGGATGATCTTATTAAAAAGTTAGATGCACAATTAATTGTTGGTTCTGTGCAAGAATCAATAGATCAAGGAAGAGTTGCCGAAGAAAAAGGCAAAAACGCAACTAGAAATGCATTGCAAATAACAACGCTACTCGATGCAATTGAAAACAATAATGTAGACTGTGCCATAGGAGGAGGACGCCGTGATGAAGAAAAAGCTCGTGCAAAAGAGCGTTTCTTCTCTCATAGAGATGATTTTGGACAATGGGACCCTAAAAATCAGCGTCCCGAGCTTTGGAATATTTTAAACGGTAAACATTTTGAAGGAGAACATTTTAGAGCGTTTCCAATAAGCAATTGGACCGAGATGGATGTTTGGAACTATATTCAAAGAGAAAATATTGAGATTCCTTCTTTATATTTCGCACACGAACGCGAAGTGGTATGGCGTAATGATTCTTGGATTCCTGTTTCAGAACATTTAAAACTTGAGGATGACGAAGAAGTTGTTACTAAAAAAGTAAGATTCAGAACGCTAGGAGATATAACAATTACCGGAGGCATAGAATCTGATGCAGATACACTAGAAAAAATTGCACTTGAGGTTTCTGCAATGAAACAAACCGAGCGTGGAAATCGTACTGACGATAAACGCAGTGAAACTTCAATGGAAGACAGAAAACGACAAGGATACTTTTAAAAAAATTAAAGCGCAGAGATTACGATGGAAATTAACGAAAACCAATTATTACGATTTACAACAGCAGGAAGTGTAGACGATGGTAAAAGTACCTTGATAGGAAGGTTGTTGTATGATAGTAAAGCAATATTTGAAGATCAATTACAAGCTGTTGAAACAACAAGTAAGCGTAAAGGACATGAAGGAGTTGATTTAGCACTTTTTACAGATGGCTTAAAAGATGAAAGAGAGCAAGGTATAACTATTGATGTAGCTTATCGTTATTTTACAACACCAAAGCGAAAGTTTATAATTGCTGATACTCCAGGTCATATTCAATACACCCGTAATATGGTAACGGGAGCTTCTACCGCAAATGCAGCATTGATTTTAATAGATGCTCGTAATGGAGTAATAGAGCAGACCAAGCGACACGCTTTTATAGCTTCGTTGTTACAAATCCCTCACATTGTTGTTTGTGTTAATAAAATGGATTTGGTTGATTTTTCTGAAAAAGTGTACAACGATATCATTACACAATTTGAAGAATTTTCATCAAAGCTTTATGTAAGAGACATTCGATTTTTACCTATTTCTGCTTTATTGGGAGATAATGTAGTAAACCGTTCAGAAAATATGGATTGGTATCAAGGTGCACCATTACTTCATACACTCGAAAATATTCACATAAGCAGTGATATAAATAAAATTGATGCTCGTTTTCCTGTTCAAACAGTACTAAGACCACAAAGTGATGGCTTTATTGATTACCGCGGATATGCAGGTAGAGTTGCAAGTGGAATTTTTAGACCCAATGATGAAGTAGCTGTAATGCCTTCAGGATTTACATCAAAAATTAAATCTATTGATACTTATGATGGTCCCATCAAAGAGGCTTTTGCTCCTATGTCAGTTTCAATTACGCTAGAAGACGATATCGACGTGAGTCGTGGTGATATGATTGTTAAGGTTAACAATAGACCTGAAGCCGAGCAAGAATTTAGTGCAATGATTTGCTGGTTAAATAATGATTCTGCAAAATCTAGAGCAAAATACACTATTCTACATACTTCTAATGAACAAACTGCGATGATTAAAGATGTGTTGTATAAAATTGACATTAACACATATGATAGAGATGAAGAGGATAAGAGCTTAAATATGAACGATATTGCTCGCGTAACTATTAGAACAACACGCAGATTAATGATTGATGAGTATAGAGATAATAGAAATACAGGAAGCTTTGTATTAGTTGATACACTTACAAACGAAACTGTAGCAGCAGGGATGATTTTGTAAAGACATTACTTTTAAAAATATGAAAAAGATTCTTATAACCTCTATAGGTAGGACTGGTACTAAGAGCTTATCATATTTTTTAAACTCAATCCCTAATGTAACGTGCTTTCATCATAGAGAAGGGGCTAAAGACCTTCCTTTTCTTTTTTTGTCACAACTCAAAGAGTTTTCTACTATTACAAACTCATACCTAGAAGAAAGAGATTCTATTGCCGAAAAGAATACTACAGAATATTACATAGAGGTTAATCCTTATTTGCGATTTGCAAACGCTCAGAAACTCCATAATTTAGGTTGGACCAAAGTATTTATCGTACGTCACCCCAAAACCTATCTAGAAAGCGTTTACATACGTAGTTTGTTTACTGAAGACGATTATATAATCAATCAATACCCAAGTGATGATGATCCCTTTTCAGAATCTTGGAGTGCCGCGTCTCGCTTTGAAAAGCTTTGCTGGTACTACAAAAAAGCTCACTCATATATTTTGGAAAGTAATGATCCCTTTTTTAGGTTTGAAGAATTGACAAAAAATTCGGTTGCTTTAAAAACTTTTGTAACTTATTTAGGAATAGATACTTCAAAAGTAAGCTCTTTCTCACTTCCAAATAAAAATACGTCTACAAGATATAAAGTGAGACAGGTTGTAAAAGCAAGTTTAAAAGGGAAACCAATTAATCTATCAGCCCTA harbors:
- the cysD gene encoding sulfate adenylyltransferase subunit CysD, producing the protein MSKYYLNYLDELESEAIYILREVWAQFENPVILFSGGKDSILVTHLAKKAFYPSKIPFPLMHVDTGHNFPETIQFRDDLIKKLDAQLIVGSVQESIDQGRVAEEKGKNATRNALQITTLLDAIENNNVDCAIGGGRRDEEKARAKERFFSHRDDFGQWDPKNQRPELWNILNGKHFEGEHFRAFPISNWTEMDVWNYIQRENIEIPSLYFAHEREVVWRNDSWIPVSEHLKLEDDEEVVTKKVRFRTLGDITITGGIESDADTLEKIALEVSAMKQTERGNRTDDKRSETSMEDRKRQGYF
- a CDS encoding sulfate adenylyltransferase subunit 1 translates to MEINENQLLRFTTAGSVDDGKSTLIGRLLYDSKAIFEDQLQAVETTSKRKGHEGVDLALFTDGLKDEREQGITIDVAYRYFTTPKRKFIIADTPGHIQYTRNMVTGASTANAALILIDARNGVIEQTKRHAFIASLLQIPHIVVCVNKMDLVDFSEKVYNDIITQFEEFSSKLYVRDIRFLPISALLGDNVVNRSENMDWYQGAPLLHTLENIHISSDINKIDARFPVQTVLRPQSDGFIDYRGYAGRVASGIFRPNDEVAVMPSGFTSKIKSIDTYDGPIKEAFAPMSVSITLEDDIDVSRGDMIVKVNNRPEAEQEFSAMICWLNNDSAKSRAKYTILHTSNEQTAMIKDVLYKIDINTYDRDEEDKSLNMNDIARVTIRTTRRLMIDEYRDNRNTGSFVLVDTLTNETVAAGMIL
- a CDS encoding DUF2061 domain-containing protein, producing MAQYKRESHYRSILKGISWRCIATADTILVVLLITCLNGNCSIDSALKIGFFEFFIKLAVYYVHERIWQKILYGKEVNPRQTLYKTISWRIIATTGTFIISGVILNSFDEIALFVAITELVSKFILYYIHERLWLRLPLGKIRNFFLRK
- the cysC gene encoding adenylyl-sulfate kinase, with translation MEENIIPHNFKINKEKRASLKNHKSVLLWFTGLSGSGKSTIANAVEQKLYTNKIHTYTLDGDNVRKGLNNDLSFAPEDRTENIRRIAETASLFIDAGIVVLAAFVSPYKKDRESVRKTVKDVNFVEIFIDTPIEECEKRDVKGLYKKARKGLIKDFTGINAPYEAPENPDIRIDTTETTIDEAVDNIIKKIQPKLEL
- a CDS encoding GNVR domain-containing protein is translated as MENEKTSEKSIFQVDTLEIVKILNRSRKVILKFAIVFLVLGLLVAFLLPKEYSSSSVFVSQISSSKKLGKKISGIASLIGVNVGESGTDVILPMQYPLIVESTPFKKQLLESKIPVNERDSLVTVSYYLENLRKPGVLSTVKGYTIGLPGKIIKLFKSSEEGKPLKKRDSSAYYLTLKEKQQLDYLYSNFSVNINDVDGYIEIKTTFPEAEASARLTNNIQNLLQEFIIEYNIKKARQELKYISERFEETEEDYFNKRATLASYKDRNINVISNRAQNRLEQLQTEYNLSSNIYSQIAGELETAKLNVKKDTPVFTIIKPATIPLEESFPKKPLILIQFLLVGLILGSLYILFRHFYPEIKKKITN
- the cysQ gene encoding 3'(2'),5'-bisphosphate nucleotidase CysQ, which produces MDILHIAIQASLEAGEEIMNVYASNFEVETKEDESPLTIADKRANAIIMSHLKTTNIPIISEENKEVAYSERKEWNQCWIVDPLDGTKEFIKRNGEFTVNIALVENGAPILSALYVPDFKTLYFTKVSEEKAYKIELEKHQTPISEIIANAREIKPSSASKARIVGSRSHLNDETKEFINNISEKEEVEIVSKGSSLKFCLVAEGKADLYPRYAPTMEWDTAAGHAICKAVGISVTALPANKPLEYNKENLLNPWFLVSNRS